In Lonchura striata isolate bLonStr1 chromosome 3, bLonStr1.mat, whole genome shotgun sequence, the sequence AGTTCATTTTCTGGGCAGTTTCTACAagaaagaaagtgaaataattttatatatttaattttatttatgcattAGATCAATGAGTTTATTTAATTTCAGGTGTAGCAGcctgaaaagagaaagaattaaaactTCTCATGATCATTAGTGGTAATCCAAATTCATTAATATGCAAAGCAAGAGACATCATCTTCAGAGCAACTTGATAAACTGATTACAGGGTGGTACTCCCAGTAGGaatagataaaaatatttatttcttctggtGAAAGCCTGTGTCCAGTAGTGTTTGAATTCTATACTTAttagaaacaaaggaaaatgacTGGTTGTAGGACTTGCCAATAATTAATTAGACCAACAAACCATGCACATTTATCTTCTCTCAGTTCAGaggaaattgtttttttctcactCATGCCATCAAGTGACAAGGGTTGCTTGAGACTTCATGGAGTAATAGATATAACATCTCTTAGCCCAGCAGTGATCAGTTTATATTCTGAAACTTGTTATTGATTTTACCTTTAAGCTAAAGGTAATGAAAAAATGGGCAATAAATAACATTATCCAGCTTTCAAACATACGTATGTCTGTCAGGATGCAGTAGCAACAGGGGGTAACAGATCTTCAGTTGTCATAGATCCAAGACTGAGGCTGAGCTATGACAGTTTGCACAAGTCCAGTTGCTGGATCCCTCTGGTGGATTTTCCTCCTAGCTTGTCTCATTGTTTCCTTGCACCTGTGTGGTCGACCAGAGCATAGCAGATGTTGGTTTCAGCAAAGAAGCAATATTTTCAACAGTCATTGAAAGcaatttcataaatatttccTAAAGCAGTTTTGAGCATGGATTTCTGCAGGATAGGAGCCTCAGAAGGCATTCATTCCTTTAGTTCCTCCATACCCCCTCTCCTTTAAAAGTGTGGTACAGAGGAAAACCTATGTCATTTGACAATATTTATATTGTATAAATAAATCATTAAGCCCAAAGCCAGCCCTCAGTTACAGTGGAGTCACTGTCTGAGATGAAATGTCAGTTGTGCTTGGATCCTTTAGGTCTCCTCAACTCCATGATACTTTTGATCTGCTGATCTGTGTTTGAGTGCAACAATCCTCTGTATTTTCAACATAATCCTGTCATGATCAGCTGAAAGAAGTTTGCAAAAGCTTTTCCAGTGGTTTTCAGACAAGAGGTGTTGACAATTACACATTCATACCTTGTTAATGTTAATTGTTTAGTGAAGATAAAATCACTCTCTAGGTTGCTATATGTAAGTTCTTCACAAGGATTGAGCTAGACCTCTGGAGTTCAGTGAATATTTGGGATATAGCATGGTTTTATTCATTGTAAATCTGATATTGCAAACATAGTAGAATCTGAATGAATCAGACTGCATTGCTGCCTTGTGTCTTTCATCCTTCTGTTATGTACAGGAGAAATGGGGGACAAAGGACAGAAAGGCAGCATAGGACGGCATGGAAAAATTGGTCCTATTGGTTCAAAAGGTATGTTTAATTCAATTATTTCTCCATTTGTGTTTCAGGTGAAAAATGTGTGATCATTTATGTTTGAGAAAAGTTTAGGGGCTTGAAAAATGGCTAACAAGCCTCACAGTTTGCCTTAGTAGGAATTTTCTCACACTGTAGTCAGCCAGGCCATTGAGATCTTTCAACTAGTTACCTTTTCCTGTTACAGCAGTATATTTAGTCTTAAAGCACGGTGAGTATCCTGGTTTGAGGATAAATAAAGAACTTTGCACTGCCATGCAAGTGTGGACAGTTAAAGAAGATGGGAAGATGTGTTGTACTTTGGCAGACTTTTAAGAGCCAGAATATGTGTTTTCTTATGTTGACTACTCCATAGGCTTCCTATGTGACTTTGGTTAAGACATTTGCACCAGTGTTTACCTAGTCATCTAGATTATGATTTAAAATTTAGGTATATCTGCCTTTTCCCTTCTACAGCATCTGAATTTACTGGTTCTGTGAAGTTTATGAATGTCAAGAAATGAATATTGGTATATATTATTTGAGTTTAAGTTTTATAGGTATGGCTAGCCTTTGTTATGGAATGACTAGGacagaaaaatctttatttttgctCGGGCATATTTCTACTTTCCACATTTGAATTTtacttcagaaaagaaatatataagTGTTAAATGTACTATTGACAGAAAAGGCAGCATTAACATTATGTTATTTTTCATGTCTTCAGGTGAAAAAGGAGATAATGGTGACATAGGACCACCGGGTCCTAATGGTGACCCAGGTAATCCATAACACACCTGGTTTGTGTGAAAGACTTTTCATCACTAAAAATACATCTGTTTACATATTGGGGGAAATAATGAACTATTTTTTCATTGGTACTGTAATATTTCACTGTGGTATTTTCAAAGGACTTAAAATCATTGAAGTTGCAGGAGTTGCTGGACTTATAGTATATATGCTAGAACAGTATCTTGTACTTTCTCTGAGGAGTAATCCCTCCAGAAGTCTAGTGGAACTGAAGTCAGACTGTCTGTATCATTCATCACCAGGGCAAAGAGATGTCTCTGCATATCTCTCTTTGTCTACCAGTTACTGCAAGGGAGCAGGCTCCTGCCCATCCATGGATTATAGTTATAGGAGCAGGAGATTGTCAAGAACACAGATCACAGAATGAGTCAGGCTGGAGTGGAACACATTGGGTCAGCTGGTCCAACCTCTGCTCAAGAGGGtaatcccagagcacatggctcaggattgtgtccagacagtTCTTGAATATGTCcggtgagggagactccacaacacttctgggcaacctgctcAGTTGCCCACACAGTAacaaagttcttcctcatgttcaggagAAAGTTCCTGtacatcagtttctgcccattgcctcctGTCCTATTTCTTGGACGAccaagcagagcctggctcGGTCTTCTCATCACCCTCTCTTCAGATTCTTATATGGAGGCACATGGATCTTCCAGAAGTATATAGATGTTCTAGAGAAACAGCCTAGTGTAAGAAGGGCAAGCCTTGCAAGAGTGGCAGGTTTGGACTGGACTGAATTCATCCCTTCCTGGCAGAGTGCATTGGAGGTGCACAGATCAGATTTCTCATGAGAACATAATTTGTCACTCTAACTCTTGAGCTAGCGTGCTGTGCACCCAGACAGCATGCACAGTTTGATAGGGCAAGTACTGACTTGCACAACTGAGCAGGGTAAGTGGGTAGTCCAATGCAGATTTTAATAATTGCATACAGAACTGCAAATGGTAATTGATCCTCATTTTGAGATCTGTGGTCAGAGATGTATTAGTATTTTAGTATTCACATTCAGATTATCTTTGTCAAACCTATGCCAATGTGGGTGAATAGATGATTTTCTATTGTCTAATTTTATTGTCAGAAGTATTATAAATTCTGTACTTTCAAAAACACAGAACTGCATTTTTCAGGTAATTATGTGAAATATGTGGTTGGAATTTTGGATCTGCTGTGATATGTTCCTTGGGAAGAATTTGCAAGCAATGTTTTttgctggtaaagaaaactttgagaaaactaaagaaaataattttactgaaaatgagaattttggaaaatgtttttagtTAAAAAGCATTGTGCATGTTTTGCAGAGAATATATATCTGTGCTTACGTTAGTACTAAGCATTCAGGATGGAAGATTTGTAGGATGTGAACTGAGCTGTTCTGCACAGGCCCAGACACCCCCAAGAATCATATAATGGTGCAGGGTAGTGAAGGCTCTAATTTTCTCTCTGTAACTTACAAGTCAGCTTTCTCCAGGGCTGTCATGCTGGGCCTTTTCATAAAATTGTTGAGATAATAGTTGAAATTAGGTagctttttcatttgtttgtatCTATATCATTTCACAGGCATCCCTTGTGAGTGCAGTCAGCTAAGGAAGGCTATTGGTGAAATGGATATTCAAGTAGCCCAGCTGACGACAGAGCTAAAATTCATAAAAAATGGTAGGTTAATTTTATAtcactgttttcctttcttctagCCTCATTTTATCGGTGAAATCGCTCGTAAAGCGTGTCACCATTCCACATCTGATTTGTGAAGCTATTTTGGGGTGTGCAGTGACTTGGTTTATCGAAATGCGAGTGCTCACTTTTCAGCACTGCCCTCCCCCGCAGCTGTCGCCGGCGTGCGTGAGACGGACAACAAGATCTATCTGCTGgtgaaggaggagaagaggtACAAGGAAGCCCAGCTGTACTGCCACGGACGAGGAGGGACGCTGAGCATGCCCAAGGATGAGACTGCCAACAACCTGATTGCCTCGTACATCAACCAAGCTGGGCTCACCAGAGTCTTCATTGGGATTAACGACCTGGAGAAAGAGGGGAATTTCGTCTATTCCGACCGGTCGCCCATGC encodes:
- the COLEC11 gene encoding collectin-11 isoform X1, with product MKRDLVFLVTLISLAFLSLLRSGYPQHIAEESCSVQILVPGLKGEAGEKGEKGAPGRPGRVGPPGEKGEMGDKGQKGSIGRHGKIGPIGSKGEKGDNGDIGPPGPNGDPGIPCECSQLRKAIGEMDIQVAQLTTELKFIKNALPSPAAVAGVRETDNKIYLLVKEEKRYKEAQLYCHGRGGTLSMPKDETANNLIASYINQAGLTRVFIGINDLEKEGNFVYSDRSPMQTFNKWRSGEPNNAYDEEDCVEMVASGGWNDVACHITMYFVCEFDKENV
- the COLEC11 gene encoding collectin-11 isoform X2, with amino-acid sequence MKRDLVFLVTLISLAFLSLLRSGYPQHIAEESCSVQILVPGLKGEAGEKGEKGAPGRPGRVGPPGEKGEMGDKGQKGSIGRHGKIGPIGSKGEKGDNGDIGPPGPNGDPGIPCECSQLRKAIGEMDIQVAQLTTELKFIKNAVAGVRETDNKIYLLVKEEKRYKEAQLYCHGRGGTLSMPKDETANNLIASYINQAGLTRVFIGINDLEKEGNFVYSDRSPMQTFNKWRSGEPNNAYDEEDCVEMVASGGWNDVACHITMYFVCEFDKENV